In Thiothrix unzii, the sequence GGTATCGCGATGCAGAATTGATGCGTACTTACGCGATTTCTACCGCCGCGAAAGGCTTGGGGTCGCGTTCAGGCAGCAATAAAACACCAAGCGGTGCGCATCGCATCAGTACCAAAATTGGGAGTACGGCTAAACGTGGTGCGGTGTTCGATAAATTACAAAATACCGGGCGTATTGCCAAAATTTACACAGCACCTGCACCCGGTGTGACGGCATTAGTGCTGACACGGGTATTGCGTTTGGATGGTTTGGAACCGGGTAAAAATAAAGGCGGTAACGTTGATACATTCAATCGTGCCATTTATTTTCACGGCACAAATAAGGAAGGTAATTTAGGCAAACGCGCTTCTCACGGATGTATTCGGATGAATAATGACGAAATCATTAAGTTATTTCCGCAAGTGCCGGTTGACACCTTGGTTTACATTCAACCGTGAATACGCAAAAGGGGCAGCCCGTGTGTAGCTGCCCAATGCGAGGTGAAATCAA encodes:
- a CDS encoding L,D-transpeptidase, which gives rise to MKKQWLIFILCGLIFSIGTVQAADHSAVLSDLQVKYPGYYANGVLLVDDSEQQMYWYRDAELMRTYAISTAAKGLGSRSGSNKTPSGAHRISTKIGSTAKRGAVFDKLQNTGRIAKIYTAPAPGVTALVLTRVLRLDGLEPGKNKGGNVDTFNRAIYFHGTNKEGNLGKRASHGCIRMNNDEIIKLFPQVPVDTLVYIQP